Below is a genomic region from Spartinivicinus marinus.
CCCCATACAAGGTATGAAACTTAAAACCCAATTGATTAGCAAGTGCTTGCCAATCTGACCGCGGATTAATCGACACTCGCTGCATAGTGAATTAGCCTCCCCAGCTACTTCTACCCCAAGACCCTCTGGCAGAAGCCGAGGAACCAAACCCACTACGAGAAGAAGTAGTCGTTTTATTGCTACTGGTAGATGAGGTTTTAGAGCTCGTATAAGAAGAGCCATACTTTTTTTCGCGGTATTTATAAAAAGACTTATCCAGTTTAGAACGGGAATAGCCAGGCCCAATTAAAATATCCAGGTCAAACTCTGAGTCTTTATCTACCGCCCTGACATAATCAATACACTCATTAAGTGTCATATATTCATAGTTGGGCTCATCATCACAGGCTGTTAAGGCAATTGGTGCCAGCCCCATTAAAACCAGTTTTACCGTTTTTGAACGCTTCATTAAATCCCCCAGTTAATAGGTCAAGCAAGCAGCGGTAATAGTACCAGCACCAACAGAAGCAGCAGCCAACCAAATACCAGCGGCCAATTCATTATTTGCCAAACGCTCAGAAATACAGGGCATAATGTGGCTAATGGCTTTAAACGTTAATAATTGGACCAGCAGTGCAACAATGCCCCATAAAAATAAATCCATCAGGTTTACTGCATGGATAATTAAGCTGGCCAACGGAATGATAAAACCCAGCAAACTGCCAGAAAAAGCCAAGGCTGCCGCTGTAATATTTTTCTTAATCAACTCCCATTCATCATGAGGTGTTACTTTTGTGTATATACCAACATATGCCATCGTTAACAGGGATGCAGAAATAAAATATAAAAAGAACGAACCTATATTGGCTAAGTAAGTCATCATGATATTTTCCAGTTACTGGTTAAGGTTTTTTTAATAACAAGGTTTTTAAATAACAGAAAGAGACATAGGGTCTAAATCAACGCCTAAACTAAATACTAAACAATCGCCATCCGCATTGTGCTCAGCAGAGACTAATAGCCCTTCATAGCGCTCACTACCACTTAAAGGACGCTCATAAAACATCGCTCGATGTACAACTTGATATGGAGGCTCACCACTTCTTGAGTGTACTATCTCAGTGAACTCTATAGGTCGAATAGCGCCAGGTGTTTCTGCATTCAAGCCCCTTTGATACTGTGTATCCAGAAAATTTAAGGTGGGTTGCCCTATCTGTCCACCTTCTGCCAACCAAGTATTCCATTCTGCATCAGTACCAGGGTATAGTGTTTTAGCAAACACAAAAAACTTTACATCATCAATATGTTGTTCTTCATGACCACCTGTCGTATTAACCTGAATAAAGCCATCTTCCGATGTATAGTAGCGGTTAATATAAGACCCCATCCCAAGACTGATAGCTCCTTGTGCTTCAATAATCTGCTGGCTGGAAGGCACCTCAAAATTTAGCTTATCAGACAACATGGTCATTACCACAGTGTCTAACGTTACTGCTGCTCCAAGCCGTAAGTTTA
It encodes:
- a CDS encoding DUF350 domain-containing protein; the encoded protein is MMTYLANIGSFFLYFISASLLTMAYVGIYTKVTPHDEWELIKKNITAAALAFSGSLLGFIIPLASLIIHAVNLMDLFLWGIVALLVQLLTFKAISHIMPCISERLANNELAAGIWLAAASVGAGTITAACLTY
- a CDS encoding DUF2491 family protein; amino-acid sequence: MFGKWFKGKQSETSEQNKLPSPLNLRLGAAVTLDTVVMTMLSDKLNFEVPSSQQIIEAQGAISLGMGSYINRYYTSEDGFIQVNTTGGHEEQHIDDVKFFVFAKTLYPGTDAEWNTWLAEGGQIGQPTLNFLDTQYQRGLNAETPGAIRPIEFTEIVHSRSGEPPYQVVHRAMFYERPLSGSERYEGLLVSAEHNADGDCLVFSLGVDLDPMSLSVI